A single Brucella intermedia LMG 3301 DNA region contains:
- a CDS encoding amino acid--[acyl-carrier-protein] ligase — translation MDAQRSFLDRLFDSGLLIDTGVEGLYGRSGQFEDVIQAFERLIDRTGGDDGAEGIRFPPGMNRAFFEKSGYMKSFPQLAGTVHSFCGCELDHVNLIKCMDEGKDWTLEQKATDIVLTPAACYPLYPTVARRGPLPQGGGLYDLQSYCFRHEPSVDPARQQLFRMREYVRMGTEADVMAFRQLWIDRGTEMMKKVGLPVEIDVANDPFFGRAGKMLVNNQRDQNLKFELLIPITSVEKPTACMSFNYHQDQFGVKWGLSLDDGSVAHTACVGFGLERIALALFHHHGLDVEIWPENIRKELWG, via the coding sequence ATGGATGCTCAGAGATCATTTCTCGACCGGCTTTTCGATTCCGGTCTCCTGATCGACACCGGCGTGGAAGGTCTTTACGGACGCTCCGGCCAGTTCGAAGATGTCATCCAGGCATTTGAACGCCTGATCGACCGTACCGGAGGCGATGACGGCGCCGAGGGAATCCGCTTCCCGCCCGGCATGAACCGCGCTTTCTTCGAAAAAAGCGGCTACATGAAAAGCTTCCCGCAACTGGCTGGCACCGTGCACAGCTTCTGCGGCTGCGAGCTTGACCACGTCAACCTCATCAAATGCATGGATGAAGGCAAGGACTGGACGCTGGAACAGAAGGCAACGGACATCGTTCTGACGCCGGCAGCCTGCTATCCGCTTTATCCAACCGTCGCCAGGCGCGGGCCGCTGCCGCAGGGCGGCGGGCTTTACGACCTGCAATCCTATTGCTTCCGTCACGAGCCATCGGTGGACCCTGCCCGCCAGCAGCTTTTCCGCATGCGCGAATATGTGCGCATGGGCACTGAAGCCGATGTGATGGCGTTCCGCCAGCTCTGGATCGATCGCGGCACGGAAATGATGAAAAAGGTCGGGCTGCCGGTGGAAATCGACGTCGCCAACGACCCGTTCTTTGGCCGTGCAGGCAAGATGCTGGTCAACAACCAGCGCGACCAGAACCTGAAATTCGAACTGCTGATCCCGATCACCAGCGTGGAAAAGCCGACCGCCTGCATGAGCTTCAATTATCATCAGGATCAGTTTGGCGTGAAGTGGGGTCTCTCGCTCGACGACGGTTCGGTGGCCCACACGGCCTGTGTCGGCTTCGGGCTGGAACGCATCGCACTGGCGCTCTTCCATCACCACGGTCTGGATGTCGAAATCTGGCCGGAAAACATACGCAAGGAATTGTGGGGCTGA
- a CDS encoding AAA family ATPase, producing MKDVNNTIGNRAANAWERPLTGPELTANRTQQDIDTWWALIDRLLPVVSVNKWSKIETARRIGMPESTFSAWFSGRYNGRLDAQNKLVQQWLDAVDEAAELDTLPSSPSFFLTRTAAEIEAALKWAQKGPDLVMVTQPAGVGKTMTCRQYRATRPHVYMVTMSPHTRTVHGMMVDLASELEVMQHNPAKLTRAIGNRLARAGAPTLLIVDEAQNLVNEAIDQLRHFVDVYNCGVALIGNDEIHSRYTKRQDMPSEGSKNAQLRSRIGKRLNYAKPHKEDLLAFIEAWDVTDKATVELLLGIGMKGGALRQIDKTMRLANEVAQGLGMSVTYDIVKKAWENRDVEGLVA from the coding sequence ATGAAAGACGTGAATAACACAATAGGCAATCGTGCAGCCAATGCCTGGGAGCGACCTTTGACCGGCCCGGAACTGACTGCCAACCGCACCCAACAGGACATTGATACTTGGTGGGCGCTGATTGACCGGCTTTTGCCTGTGGTGAGTGTCAACAAATGGAGCAAGATAGAAACGGCTCGCCGTATCGGTATGCCGGAGAGCACATTTTCCGCATGGTTTTCGGGCCGCTACAATGGTCGGCTGGATGCGCAGAACAAGCTTGTTCAGCAATGGCTTGATGCGGTCGATGAGGCTGCGGAGCTTGATACGCTGCCGTCCTCTCCATCATTCTTCCTGACCCGCACGGCGGCAGAGATCGAAGCCGCGCTGAAGTGGGCGCAGAAGGGGCCTGACCTTGTTATGGTCACGCAGCCTGCAGGCGTCGGCAAGACCATGACTTGCCGCCAGTACCGCGCCACGCGCCCGCATGTCTACATGGTCACAATGTCGCCGCACACGCGGACGGTGCACGGCATGATGGTCGATCTTGCCTCGGAACTTGAGGTGATGCAGCACAACCCGGCGAAGCTCACTCGCGCAATCGGCAACAGGCTCGCCCGCGCCGGTGCGCCAACCCTGCTTATCGTGGACGAGGCCCAGAACCTCGTTAATGAGGCAATCGACCAGCTCCGGCACTTTGTCGACGTTTACAACTGCGGTGTGGCGCTGATCGGCAATGATGAAATCCACAGTCGTTACACGAAGCGGCAGGATATGCCGTCCGAAGGTTCGAAGAACGCGCAGCTTCGGAGCCGCATCGGAAAGCGACTGAACTATGCCAAGCCTCACAAGGAAGATTTGCTCGCTTTTATCGAAGCGTGGGACGTGACCGACAAGGCCACCGTTGAGCTTCTGCTTGGCATCGGCATGAAGGGCGGCGCATTGCGCCAGATCGATAAGACAATGCGGCTGGCAAACGAAGTTGCGCAGGGCCTCGGCATGTCCGTGACTTACGACATCGTCAAAAAGGCTTGGGAAAACCGCGATGTTGAAGGTCTGGTGGCATGA
- a CDS encoding DUF1839 family protein, translating into MQAVFPNIAPDRYTPHALHAQTRIWPETNCYVDLWIEVLATLGGAPEAMLGFTLTQDFEGDQFTFFKVPLEDLEALYGVRATELAIFDRVESHVAEQIARGRLCMIEMDSYFMPDTHGVSYRTEHGKTTIAINRMDVENRQLDYFHNGGFYHLEGEDFDGVFQRHLTDADLPFLPYTEFAKFPKHVPDEAHQRRVAAILLPRHFARRPKENPIRAFASVFPAQVEAIAERPFGFFHKYAFNTLRQLGANFELAASHLEWLGQGKSFATASADALQVAETAKAVQFQLARAVMRKKFDALGGTLQPAADAWDRLMAALATELGRDAA; encoded by the coding sequence ATGCAGGCTGTTTTTCCGAACATCGCGCCCGACCGTTACACGCCGCACGCCTTGCATGCCCAGACGCGTATCTGGCCGGAAACCAACTGTTATGTTGATCTTTGGATCGAAGTGCTGGCAACATTGGGGGGCGCTCCGGAAGCCATGCTCGGCTTCACGCTGACGCAGGATTTCGAGGGCGACCAGTTCACCTTCTTCAAGGTGCCGCTGGAAGACCTCGAAGCCCTTTACGGCGTGCGGGCGACGGAGCTTGCAATTTTCGACCGTGTGGAAAGCCATGTCGCCGAGCAGATCGCGCGCGGACGCCTCTGCATGATCGAAATGGACAGCTATTTCATGCCGGATACGCATGGTGTCAGCTATCGTACTGAACATGGCAAGACCACCATCGCCATCAACCGCATGGATGTTGAAAACCGCCAGCTCGATTATTTCCACAATGGCGGCTTCTACCATCTCGAAGGCGAGGATTTCGATGGCGTTTTCCAGCGTCATCTGACGGATGCCGACCTGCCCTTCCTGCCCTATACGGAATTCGCCAAGTTTCCGAAGCACGTGCCGGACGAAGCCCATCAGCGACGCGTGGCTGCAATCCTTCTGCCACGCCATTTTGCGCGCAGGCCGAAGGAAAACCCGATCCGTGCCTTTGCAAGCGTGTTCCCCGCTCAGGTGGAAGCAATCGCGGAACGCCCGTTCGGCTTCTTCCATAAATATGCGTTCAACACGCTGCGCCAGCTCGGCGCCAATTTCGAACTTGCGGCAAGCCATCTTGAGTGGCTCGGACAAGGCAAGAGCTTTGCAACGGCGTCCGCAGATGCCTTGCAGGTTGCGGAAACGGCAAAGGCGGTTCAGTTCCAGCTTGCTCGTGCCGTCATGCGCAAGAAGTTCGACGCACTGGGCGGAACGCTTCAACCGGCAGCAGATGCCTGGGATCGGCTGATGGCAGCGCTTGCAACGGAACTGGGTCGCGATGCCGCTTGA
- a CDS encoding helix-turn-helix domain-containing protein has protein sequence MTDPVVWDRHEILSRLRRQKKTLAGIAKDYGLSLSGVKNIWTRPNEPAERAIADVLGVPVEVVFCDRYPKKRNRIHVSEYPSRSSRGKPAPVPQKDAA, from the coding sequence ATGACAGACCCCGTTGTATGGGACCGTCACGAGATACTTTCCCGCTTGCGTCGTCAGAAGAAAACGCTCGCGGGCATTGCCAAGGACTATGGACTATCCCTGTCCGGGGTCAAGAATATCTGGACCCGCCCCAACGAACCCGCCGAACGCGCAATCGCCGATGTGCTCGGCGTCCCGGTCGAGGTCGTCTTCTGCGATCGCTATCCGAAGAAGCGGAATCGCATTCACGTTTCTGAATACCCTTCCAGATCATCACGCGGCAAGCCTGCCCCCGTTCCCCAAAAGGACGCTGCGTGA
- a CDS encoding acyl carrier protein gives MNESIRELLAKVGGLPGPVTDIADDADLYSAGLSSFASVQLMLGLEDKFDIEFPDQYLNRKSFASIKAIEQTITQILKDKEAA, from the coding sequence ATGAATGAATCCATTCGCGAACTTTTGGCCAAGGTCGGCGGTCTGCCGGGACCGGTGACGGACATTGCCGATGATGCCGATCTTTACAGCGCAGGCCTGTCCTCCTTTGCCTCGGTTCAGCTCATGCTCGGTCTGGAAGACAAGTTCGATATCGAATTTCCGGATCAGTATCTGAACCGCAAGTCTTTCGCGAGCATCAAGGCCATCGAACAGACGATCACCCAGATTCTCAAGGACAAAGAGGCCGCATAA
- a CDS encoding group III truncated hemoglobin, producing the protein MTVLTNQPHPSIDPASIERLVTTFYGRAREDAVIGPIFADAVDDWDHHIAQIAAFWSSVILKTGNYEGRPMAPHLKLGLKNEHFDRWLDLFEKTTREIFPRDAAIIFIDRARRIADSFEMAIATNTGQIAAPRHSRRPL; encoded by the coding sequence ATGACCGTTCTCACCAATCAGCCTCACCCATCCATCGACCCGGCTTCAATCGAAAGACTGGTGACGACGTTCTATGGACGCGCGCGCGAAGATGCAGTCATCGGGCCGATCTTTGCCGATGCGGTCGATGATTGGGATCACCACATCGCGCAGATCGCCGCGTTCTGGTCGTCGGTCATTCTCAAGACCGGCAATTACGAAGGCCGCCCCATGGCCCCGCATCTGAAACTGGGACTGAAGAACGAACATTTCGACCGCTGGCTCGACCTTTTCGAGAAGACCACGCGCGAAATCTTTCCGCGGGATGCTGCAATCATCTTCATCGACAGGGCTCGCCGAATTGCCGACAGTTTTGAAATGGCAATCGCTACAAATACGGGACAGATCGCCGCGCCGCGGCATTCGCGCCGTCCTCTTTAA
- a CDS encoding transposase domain-containing protein, producing the protein MKEWYTIPELAAHKLPGLPQTRRGIDFLAQNSGWKHIEGKARKAERRGGGWEYHIDLLPQSARTRLLVVHSAPANDDRDAEAEKKAALWARFETLSADVKAECEKRLEILTFIDELLAAGAAADMTSAVLIAVRRYGVSRASIYNWRAQLHHLPRADWLPALAPASTASKQPSACSQEAWEFLTADYLRPERPSFSACYRRMVKVAKKNKWTPVPSERALRRRLDAEVPAEVQTLARDGKEKAKMLYPAQRRTRAHLHAMQVVNMDGHKLDVFVKVPWSEAPVRMFLLGIQDLYSGKILSWRLSDSENKETVRLVIGDMVEKFGIPEGIVLDNGRAFASHWISGGTANRYRFKVKDEDPRGLLTTLGIEIHWTNPFSGQSKPIERAWRDLAENISKHPFCAGAYTGNTTANKPENYGTRAIPLADFHMHVSEQVAEHNAQAGRRSANCAGRSFDETFAASMETAIVSQPTTAQKSLWLLASEIIRTQKGNGEIHYQGNRYWNSALTQHAGKKITIRFDPDDLHGTIKVYDLNNALICDAECIADTGFFDQDAARNHARARRDYLKGLKATAEAKRKLSAKQLGELIYQGEKARTEEPKPVRPKVTRIARGNLAVQEEAVADAISQEDFERGFARALRGDEPTVIQFPQGKHEPVSSEYGSKKKGGRNPAQ; encoded by the coding sequence ATGAAGGAATGGTACACGATTCCCGAACTGGCGGCGCACAAACTGCCCGGACTGCCGCAAACCCGGCGTGGGATTGATTTTCTCGCGCAAAACTCAGGCTGGAAGCACATTGAGGGCAAGGCGCGCAAGGCCGAACGTCGCGGCGGTGGTTGGGAATATCATATTGATCTTCTGCCGCAGTCTGCCCGCACCCGCCTTCTGGTAGTGCACAGCGCACCTGCCAATGACGATCGCGATGCCGAGGCAGAAAAGAAAGCGGCTCTTTGGGCGCGTTTTGAGACGCTTTCGGCAGACGTTAAGGCCGAGTGTGAAAAACGCCTCGAAATTCTGACGTTTATTGATGAGCTGCTGGCCGCAGGTGCCGCAGCCGACATGACGAGCGCCGTTCTGATTGCGGTGCGCAGATACGGCGTCAGCCGCGCGTCCATCTACAATTGGCGGGCACAGCTGCATCATCTTCCACGTGCCGATTGGTTGCCAGCGCTGGCGCCAGCTTCGACCGCCAGCAAACAGCCGTCGGCATGCAGCCAAGAAGCATGGGAGTTTTTGACCGCAGACTACTTGCGCCCGGAGCGTCCGAGCTTTTCGGCCTGTTACCGGCGCATGGTGAAGGTGGCGAAAAAGAACAAGTGGACGCCGGTTCCTTCAGAACGCGCGCTGCGCCGCCGCCTGGATGCGGAAGTGCCCGCCGAAGTGCAGACCTTGGCCCGCGACGGCAAGGAAAAAGCTAAGATGCTCTATCCAGCACAGCGCCGAACCCGCGCCCATCTGCATGCCATGCAGGTCGTGAACATGGACGGCCACAAGCTCGACGTGTTTGTGAAGGTGCCATGGTCTGAAGCCCCGGTGCGCATGTTCCTGCTCGGCATACAAGACCTGTATTCCGGCAAAATCCTTTCCTGGCGTCTCTCAGACAGCGAAAACAAGGAAACGGTGCGCCTTGTCATCGGCGACATGGTGGAAAAGTTCGGTATTCCCGAAGGGATCGTCCTCGACAACGGTCGGGCCTTTGCCTCGCACTGGATTTCAGGCGGGACGGCGAACCGCTATCGCTTTAAGGTCAAGGACGAGGACCCGCGCGGCCTTCTGACAACGCTCGGCATCGAAATCCACTGGACCAACCCCTTTTCCGGTCAGTCCAAGCCGATTGAGCGCGCATGGCGCGATCTGGCCGAGAACATATCAAAGCATCCGTTTTGCGCCGGGGCCTATACCGGCAACACCACGGCCAACAAACCGGAGAATTACGGCACCCGCGCCATTCCGCTCGCTGATTTCCATATGCACGTTTCGGAACAGGTCGCGGAACACAACGCGCAGGCGGGCCGCCGATCGGCAAACTGCGCGGGCCGCAGCTTCGATGAAACGTTTGCGGCCAGCATGGAAACCGCAATAGTCAGTCAGCCAACTACCGCGCAGAAATCGCTTTGGCTGCTCGCGTCCGAGATCATCCGCACACAGAAAGGCAATGGCGAAATCCATTACCAGGGCAACCGCTACTGGAATAGCGCGCTCACCCAACATGCCGGGAAGAAGATCACGATCCGGTTTGATCCAGATGATCTTCACGGCACGATCAAGGTCTATGACCTCAACAATGCGCTGATCTGCGATGCCGAATGTATCGCCGATACCGGCTTCTTCGATCAGGACGCCGCCCGCAACCATGCTCGCGCCCGCCGCGATTACTTGAAGGGGCTGAAGGCCACCGCCGAGGCGAAGCGGAAACTGTCAGCAAAGCAGTTGGGTGAGCTGATTTACCAGGGCGAAAAAGCCAGAACCGAAGAACCTAAGCCGGTCCGCCCGAAGGTGACGCGCATCGCGAGAGGCAATCTCGCGGTGCAGGAAGAAGCGGTTGCGGATGCAATCAGTCAGGAAGACTTCGAGCGCGGCTTTGCCCGTGCGCTTCGTGGGGACGAACCCACGGTGATCCAGTTCCCGCAAGGGAAGCATGAGCCGGTAAGTAGTGAGTACGGTTCCAAAAAGAAGGGCGGGAGAAATCCCGCCCAATAG
- a CDS encoding acyl-CoA dehydrogenase family protein, which translates to MNAGAGNSLSERAGRVAAIAGKFSDSVDKEGRFPREAIDAMKAEGLLGIQVPSELGGESAEIDQIAELCCILGQSCASSAMIFAMHHIKLSSLVEHGQTVEWHRDFMRKIAKDQLLLASATTEGGIGGDLRNSICAIEVEGDKCRLEKNATVISYGTYADAILITSRSHKDAASSDQVMTVFLKDQYTLEKTHDWDTLGMRGTCSEGFVFRGEADKVQILPHPFAEIAAQSMLAQSHTLWSSLWYGIAVDAVNRAQAFVRAAAKRNPGAPQPGALRVAEASNMLQMLKSEIVACLKTYREARHHPDKLASMGFAIAMNNLKIAASQMILQIINHAMLVCGIMGYKNDTPFSLGRHLRDAHSAQLMISNERILGNTATMLLIHKQNTSLLG; encoded by the coding sequence ATGAATGCCGGGGCGGGAAACAGTCTTTCAGAGCGCGCAGGCCGCGTAGCGGCCATAGCGGGTAAATTTTCCGATAGCGTCGATAAGGAAGGCCGCTTCCCGCGTGAAGCAATCGATGCGATGAAGGCCGAGGGTCTGCTTGGCATTCAGGTGCCGAGCGAACTGGGCGGCGAAAGCGCGGAGATCGACCAGATTGCGGAATTGTGCTGCATTCTCGGTCAGTCCTGCGCATCGAGCGCGATGATCTTCGCGATGCATCACATCAAGCTTTCAAGCCTGGTGGAACACGGCCAGACGGTCGAATGGCACCGGGACTTCATGCGTAAAATCGCAAAGGATCAGCTGCTGCTTGCTTCGGCTACCACCGAAGGCGGCATTGGCGGCGATCTGCGCAATTCGATCTGCGCTATCGAAGTCGAAGGGGACAAGTGTCGCCTGGAAAAGAACGCCACCGTCATTTCCTATGGCACCTATGCTGATGCCATCCTGATCACATCGCGCTCCCATAAGGATGCCGCATCGTCGGATCAGGTGATGACGGTGTTTCTGAAAGACCAGTACACGCTCGAAAAGACGCATGACTGGGACACGCTCGGCATGCGCGGCACCTGCTCGGAAGGGTTTGTGTTCCGTGGCGAGGCCGACAAGGTGCAGATCCTGCCGCATCCTTTCGCGGAAATCGCAGCGCAGTCCATGCTGGCGCAATCCCATACGCTGTGGAGTTCGCTCTGGTACGGGATCGCTGTCGACGCGGTCAACCGGGCCCAAGCATTCGTGCGCGCCGCCGCAAAGCGCAATCCCGGCGCGCCGCAGCCTGGTGCATTGCGCGTCGCCGAAGCGTCCAACATGCTGCAGATGCTCAAATCCGAAATCGTTGCCTGTCTGAAGACCTATCGCGAAGCCAGGCATCATCCCGACAAGCTGGCCTCGATGGGTTTTGCGATTGCGATGAACAATCTCAAGATTGCCGCTTCACAGATGATCTTGCAGATCATCAATCACGCCATGCTGGTCTGCGGCATCATGGGCTACAAGAACGATACGCCCTTCAGCCTCGGACGCCATCTGCGTGACGCGCATTCCGCGCAGCTGATGATTTCAAACGAGCGCATCCTCGGCAATACCGCCACCATGCTGCTCATCCACAAACAGAACACCAGCCTTTTGGGATAA
- a CDS encoding helix-turn-helix domain-containing protein, whose amino-acid sequence MARPETAKTPLAARLREVRRAAGDIPRAAFAEQLSISEKTLGNYERGDNEPTASVLGAYQSVLGANLHWIITGEGSIFDADRSPARKLPAIEPVLLRTLGQLVRSTFREEDGRISDLDLVVETGNAYNDLRALVDDLTDPEAVEEALPIVKRRLKKRLSDTADNPADRKHSA is encoded by the coding sequence GTGGCTAGACCTGAAACGGCTAAGACGCCGCTCGCAGCGCGGCTGCGCGAAGTTCGAAGAGCAGCGGGCGACATTCCACGCGCTGCGTTCGCGGAACAGCTCTCAATCAGCGAAAAAACGCTGGGGAACTATGAGCGTGGAGACAACGAACCTACGGCGTCCGTGCTGGGCGCTTATCAGTCAGTGCTGGGAGCAAACCTACATTGGATCATCACTGGCGAAGGCAGTATATTTGACGCTGATCGATCACCGGCTCGCAAGCTTCCTGCCATTGAACCCGTATTATTGCGTACGCTAGGCCAACTTGTGCGCAGTACCTTTAGAGAGGAAGATGGGCGTATCAGCGACCTGGACCTAGTCGTAGAAACGGGCAATGCGTACAACGATCTCCGTGCCCTGGTCGATGATCTGACTGATCCAGAAGCGGTTGAGGAAGCACTACCGATCGTAAAACGCCGACTTAAAAAGAGGTTATCCGACACTGCGGATAATCCTGCAGATCGTAAACACTCGGCTTGA
- a CDS encoding ParB N-terminal domain-containing protein: MAEFKRIAIADIVVTDRLRAVEEDHAQAIALSIAEHGLLNPITVRFTPNAKGGKFTLIAGAHRLRGVVLNGDIEIDALIVEADKTEAALQEITENLFRNELSAIDRAEFVKAYRELWEEKNGAITRGGDQGAKRQLVALLDGETETVSFSEHVADRLGLSKRSVERLNKIAQNLHPDVRAAVRGTSIADNQSALLKLAKLEPALQRRAAIAFREEGDLNKALQLIDDAPRPAATDKQTMIFSTFVKLWNDASPETQARILAHVDANAVQENAA, translated from the coding sequence ATGGCCGAGTTTAAGCGTATTGCCATAGCCGATATTGTGGTCACGGACAGGCTTCGCGCCGTTGAGGAAGATCACGCCCAGGCGATTGCCCTTTCGATTGCTGAACATGGGCTTTTAAACCCTATCACAGTGCGTTTTACGCCAAATGCGAAGGGCGGAAAGTTTACGCTGATTGCGGGGGCGCATCGTTTGCGCGGTGTTGTCCTCAACGGTGACATCGAGATTGATGCTTTGATCGTCGAGGCCGACAAGACCGAAGCGGCTTTGCAGGAAATCACCGAAAACCTGTTTCGCAATGAGCTTTCCGCCATTGATCGCGCGGAGTTCGTCAAGGCTTACCGCGAATTGTGGGAAGAAAAAAACGGCGCAATTACACGCGGCGGCGATCAGGGAGCAAAACGACAACTTGTCGCTTTGCTCGATGGCGAAACCGAAACCGTCAGCTTTTCTGAACACGTTGCGGACCGCCTCGGCCTTTCCAAGCGATCGGTCGAGCGCCTTAACAAGATCGCACAAAATCTTCACCCGGACGTGCGCGCGGCTGTACGCGGCACTTCGATTGCCGACAATCAATCGGCTCTCCTGAAGCTTGCCAAGCTGGAACCGGCGCTTCAGCGCCGCGCTGCAATCGCCTTCCGTGAGGAAGGCGACTTGAACAAGGCGTTGCAGCTTATTGACGATGCGCCGCGTCCGGCAGCGACCGATAAGCAGACGATGATTTTCTCGACATTCGTCAAGCTTTGGAACGATGCCAGCCCTGAAACCCAGGCGCGTATCCTTGCCCATGTTGACGCGAATGCTGTCCAGGAGAACGCGGCATGA